One Micromonospora craniellae genomic region harbors:
- a CDS encoding DNA gyrase/topoisomerase IV subunit A, whose translation MARRKDTKVDHSAFDRAGARIVDNPLVTEVSDSYLEYAFSVIHSRALPDARDGLKPVHRRILWSMYEQGYRPDRAHVKSARIVGDTMGKYHPHGDGAIYDAMVRLAQDFSLNTPLIDGHGNFGSQDDGPAAARYTEARMSREAMLLVGELGEETVDVEPNYDGSLTQPTVLPAAFPNLLVNGASGIAVGMATNMIPHNLGEVVSAARWLIRHPNATLDKLMEFVPGPDLPTGGLLLGLDEVRRAYETGRGVVRMRGKVEIGPLEGSRGRQAITVVELPYGVGAEKVIAAITNEVNKTKRLTGIADVKDLTDRESGTRLVVECKVGVNPQALLADLYRLTPLEQSFGVNNLVLVDGQPRTLGLKELLEVFLAHRYEVVTRRSAYRKRKREERLHLVDGLLIALLDIDKVVKLIRASEDAQAAKSGLMRQFKLSEIQATYILDTPLRRLTKYDRLELEAEQEKLRGEIAELSTILDDENVLKKVVSDELAAVVKQFAAPRRTTLVDGDLKEVLAASVPAGPLEVADDPCQVILSATGLVARTAAESEEAAEGRRRHGRVKHDAVRAVVHSTARGRVLLVTSAGRAFKVDVLPLPVLPEQAGTVSLRGGMSAAELVPLAPGETVVGLAPLGATAEGSPGLALGTRQGVIKVCAPDWPVRSDEFEVIGLRAGDEVVGATWLTDGAETLAFLTSAASLLRFPAGTVRPQGLKGGGMAGIALPGDAQVVHFGAVRTDDPEHGEPMVVTSTGGTVKVTPLAAYPVKGRATGGVRAQRFLKGETDVVVGWIGPRPVGSTANGEPVELPAADPRRDGSGFAVMLGPTVVGHQIDRD comes from the coding sequence ATGGCACGCCGCAAGGACACCAAGGTCGACCACTCCGCGTTCGACCGGGCCGGCGCGCGGATCGTCGACAACCCGCTGGTCACCGAGGTCTCCGACTCCTACCTGGAGTACGCCTTCTCGGTCATCCACTCGCGCGCCCTGCCGGACGCGCGGGACGGCCTCAAGCCGGTGCACCGGCGCATCCTCTGGTCCATGTACGAGCAGGGCTACCGGCCGGACCGGGCGCACGTGAAGTCGGCCCGCATCGTCGGTGACACGATGGGTAAATATCACCCGCACGGCGACGGCGCCATCTACGACGCGATGGTGCGGTTGGCGCAGGACTTCTCGCTGAACACGCCACTCATCGATGGGCATGGAAATTTTGGGAGCCAAGACGATGGACCGGCAGCCGCGAGATACACCGAGGCTCGGATGTCGCGGGAGGCGATGCTGCTGGTCGGCGAGTTGGGTGAGGAGACCGTCGACGTCGAGCCCAACTACGACGGCTCGCTGACCCAGCCCACCGTGCTGCCGGCCGCCTTCCCCAACCTGCTGGTCAACGGCGCGTCCGGGATCGCGGTCGGGATGGCGACGAACATGATCCCGCACAACCTGGGCGAGGTCGTCTCGGCGGCCCGCTGGCTGATCCGGCACCCGAACGCCACCCTCGACAAGCTGATGGAGTTCGTGCCCGGTCCCGACCTGCCCACCGGTGGTCTGCTGCTCGGCCTCGACGAGGTGCGCCGGGCGTACGAGACCGGGCGGGGCGTGGTGCGGATGCGCGGCAAGGTGGAGATCGGCCCGCTGGAGGGCAGCCGGGGACGTCAGGCGATCACCGTGGTCGAGCTGCCGTACGGGGTGGGCGCGGAGAAGGTGATCGCGGCGATCACCAACGAGGTGAACAAGACCAAGCGGCTGACCGGCATCGCCGACGTCAAGGACCTGACCGACCGGGAGAGCGGCACCCGCCTGGTGGTGGAGTGCAAGGTCGGGGTCAACCCGCAGGCGCTGCTCGCCGACCTCTACCGCCTCACCCCGTTGGAGCAGTCCTTCGGCGTGAACAACCTGGTGCTGGTCGACGGTCAGCCGCGCACCCTCGGGCTCAAGGAGCTGCTGGAAGTCTTCCTGGCGCACCGCTACGAGGTGGTGACCCGGCGCAGCGCCTACCGCAAGCGCAAGCGGGAGGAGCGGCTGCACCTGGTCGACGGCCTGCTGATCGCCCTGCTCGACATCGACAAGGTGGTCAAGCTGATCCGGGCCAGCGAGGACGCCCAGGCGGCCAAGAGCGGCCTGATGCGGCAGTTCAAACTCTCCGAGATCCAGGCGACCTACATCCTGGACACTCCGCTGCGCCGGTTGACCAAGTACGACCGGCTGGAGCTGGAGGCCGAGCAGGAGAAGTTGCGCGGGGAGATCGCCGAGCTGTCCACCATCCTGGACGACGAGAACGTGCTCAAGAAGGTCGTCTCCGACGAGCTGGCGGCGGTGGTGAAGCAGTTCGCCGCGCCGCGCCGGACGACTCTGGTCGACGGTGACCTCAAGGAGGTGCTGGCCGCGTCCGTGCCGGCCGGGCCGCTGGAGGTGGCCGACGACCCGTGCCAGGTGATCCTTTCGGCGACCGGTCTGGTGGCGCGTACCGCCGCCGAGTCGGAGGAGGCCGCCGAGGGGCGGCGTCGGCACGGCCGGGTCAAGCACGACGCGGTACGCGCGGTGGTGCACTCCACCGCCCGGGGCCGGGTGTTGCTGGTGACCAGTGCGGGTCGGGCGTTCAAGGTCGACGTGCTGCCGCTGCCGGTGCTGCCGGAGCAGGCGGGCACGGTGTCGTTGCGCGGCGGCATGTCCGCCGCCGAGCTGGTGCCGCTGGCGCCGGGGGAGACGGTGGTGGGGCTGGCGCCGCTCGGTGCGACCGCCGAGGGCTCGCCCGGCCTGGCGTTGGGCACGCGGCAGGGTGTGATCAAGGTCTGTGCTCCTGACTGGCCAGTGCGCTCGGACGAGTTCGAGGTGATCGGGCTGCGTGCGGGTGACGAGGTGGTCGGGGCGACCTGGCTGACCGATGGTGCCGAGACGTTGGCGTTCCTGACCAGCGCGGCGTCGCTGTTGCGTTTCCCGGCGGGCACGGTGCGTCCGCAGGGGCTCAAGGGCGGCGGCATGGCGGGGATCGCCCTGCCGGGTGACGCGCAGGTGGTCCACTTCGGTGCGGTGCGCACCGACGATCCGGAGCACGGTGAGCCGATGGTGGTCACCTCCACCGGGGGGACGGTGAAGGTGACGCCGCTGGCGGCGTACCCGGTGAAGGGGCGGGCGAC
- a CDS encoding 2'-5' RNA ligase family protein, whose translation MVAALELYLDTVATRRIRVLWDALEAEGVQSLRSLLEQRHRPHVSLAVASRLDPEQVAAALAGTTVAAPLRLSFQHAGQFVGRVLWLGPAPTTALLAHHRLVHDRLAAAGVELVEHYRPDRWVPHCTLSMRVPNTLMAIAVRRCLEVLPLEATVVGAALTDHARGISHPLL comes from the coding sequence GTGGTCGCCGCGCTGGAGCTCTATCTGGACACCGTCGCCACCCGCCGGATCCGGGTGCTGTGGGACGCCCTGGAGGCCGAGGGGGTGCAGAGCCTGCGGTCCCTGCTGGAGCAGCGGCACCGGCCGCACGTCTCGCTGGCCGTCGCGTCGCGTCTCGACCCGGAACAGGTGGCGGCGGCGCTGGCCGGCACCACCGTGGCCGCACCGCTGCGGTTGTCGTTCCAGCACGCCGGCCAGTTCGTCGGCCGGGTGCTCTGGCTGGGCCCGGCACCCACCACGGCGCTGCTGGCGCACCACCGGCTGGTGCACGACCGGCTCGCCGCCGCGGGCGTCGAGCTTGTCGAGCACTACCGGCCGGACCGCTGGGTGCCGCACTGCACGCTGTCCATGCGGGTGCCGAACACGCTGATGGCGATCGCGGTCCGCCGCTGCCTGGAGGTCCTGCCGCTGGAGGCCACCGTGGTCGGTGCGGCGCTGACCGATCACGCCCGGGGCATCTCGCACCCGCTGCTCTGA
- a CDS encoding siderophore-interacting protein, whose product MTHTLPITPWRLFAVEVRAVHRLSPSFVRVTFTGPDLDRFADNGYDQRIKLTLPLPGQRGADLPQGPDWYAQWRALPEHLRNPIRTYTVRAVRPHLSEVDVDLVLHGDSGPATRWARRVRPGDEIAIAGPDAGYDGDHGGREFRPPSTGRLLLAGDETAVPAISGICERLPSDARGRVLLEVPSAADVLPLVAPSGVEVTWLSRDGDAYGARLVPAVEAAAQELLSRAVPVGAGVSIGQLVDDVDVDRAILWEVPEALPSAPLYAWLAGEAGVIRTLRRHLVTACGLDRRAVAFMGYWRHGRAAG is encoded by the coding sequence ATGACCCACACCCTGCCGATCACGCCTTGGCGGCTGTTCGCCGTCGAGGTCCGCGCGGTACACCGGCTCAGCCCCTCCTTCGTCCGGGTCACCTTCACCGGCCCGGACCTGGACCGCTTCGCCGACAACGGCTACGACCAGCGGATCAAGCTGACGTTGCCGCTGCCCGGCCAGCGCGGGGCGGACCTGCCCCAGGGGCCGGACTGGTACGCGCAGTGGCGGGCACTGCCGGAGCACCTGCGCAACCCGATCCGCACCTACACCGTGCGGGCGGTCCGCCCCCACCTCAGCGAGGTGGACGTCGACCTGGTGCTGCACGGCGACTCCGGCCCGGCGACCCGGTGGGCGCGGCGGGTACGCCCCGGTGACGAGATCGCCATCGCCGGCCCGGACGCCGGGTACGACGGCGACCACGGCGGACGGGAGTTCCGGCCGCCGTCCACCGGTCGCCTGCTGCTCGCCGGGGACGAGACGGCGGTGCCGGCGATCAGCGGGATCTGCGAGCGGCTGCCGTCCGACGCCCGGGGCCGGGTGCTGCTGGAGGTGCCGTCGGCGGCGGACGTGCTGCCGCTGGTGGCGCCGTCCGGCGTCGAGGTGACCTGGCTGTCGCGCGACGGTGACGCGTACGGTGCCCGGCTGGTCCCCGCCGTGGAGGCCGCGGCGCAGGAGCTGCTGTCCCGGGCGGTGCCGGTCGGGGCGGGCGTGTCGATCGGTCAGCTCGTCGACGACGTGGACGTGGACCGCGCGATCCTCTGGGAGGTACCCGAGGCACTGCCGTCCGCGCCGCTGTACGCGTGGCTGGCGGGGGAGGCGGGCGTCATCCGTACCCTGCGCCGGCACCTGGTCACCGCGTGCGGCCTGGACCGTCGGGCGGTGGCCTTCATGGGCTACTGGCGGCACGGCCGCGCCGCCGGCTGA
- a CDS encoding iron ABC transporter permease, with product MTALSAPPRSEPALGSAPAGRVSAPRVVGAFIAGIVLLLVVAGVHLTQGTSAVGALDLLRLLTGGDDETARVLVASRVPRLLAGLAIGVALGFAGAALQSIARNPLASPDTLAVNAGAHLAIVSVSAFGIALPVLPAGGLAFCGGLAAAGLVMAMSSGGQAGTTRLILAGSATALALSSVTMLLLLLFEQATIGLFAWGNGSLVQSDLNALTQLAPVLGIAVVALMLLGHRLDILALGDDTATVLGLDVRRTRLIVTVLAVLLSASAVTLTGPVGFVGLCAPVIVRLLGSMVPGVHRHRVLLPLSGIAGVIIVLGSDVLLRAVMGGQAGVDIPTGVVTTLLGAAILIWLARRHRDAGPTRRPPGGHAAVRSAAFHRTVVAVAATVTGGAVLLGMFAGDTWVLFGDIVNWVNGTTGPGYTFVLDQRWPRVAAAMLAGAALAVAGTTVQAVCRNPLAEPGILGITAGAGLGAVSLLTFVPLAGVWAVSGVAGLGAMLAFALVYGAAWRGGLSSDRLVLIGFGAWQGGMAMITFMIVAFDPWNTGKALTWLSGSTYGRTATQVLPVAIALLVLTPAVVAARRELDLMALDDDTPRVLGVRLERTRLIALGAAALLTSTAVSAVGVIGFVGLVAPHAARALVGGRHSRVLPVAALLGAALVSLADTLGRTVIAPAQIPAGLVTAMIGTPYFVWLLWRSRAAAPQSR from the coding sequence GTGACCGCGCTGTCCGCCCCCCCGCGCTCGGAGCCGGCCCTCGGGTCGGCTCCGGCCGGGCGGGTCTCGGCCCCCCGCGTCGTCGGGGCCTTCATCGCCGGCATCGTGCTGCTGCTGGTGGTCGCCGGTGTCCACCTCACCCAGGGCACCTCCGCCGTCGGCGCACTCGACCTGTTGCGGCTGCTCACCGGCGGCGACGACGAGACGGCCCGGGTGCTGGTCGCCTCCCGGGTACCCCGACTGCTCGCCGGGCTGGCCATCGGTGTCGCCCTCGGCTTCGCCGGTGCGGCCCTCCAGTCGATCGCCCGCAACCCGCTGGCCTCGCCGGACACCCTCGCCGTCAACGCCGGCGCGCACCTGGCCATCGTCTCGGTCTCCGCGTTCGGTATCGCACTGCCCGTGCTGCCCGCCGGTGGTCTCGCCTTCTGCGGCGGGCTCGCCGCAGCCGGCCTGGTGATGGCGATGTCCTCCGGCGGGCAGGCCGGCACCACCCGGCTGATCCTCGCCGGTTCGGCCACCGCCCTGGCGCTCAGCTCGGTGACCATGCTGCTGCTCCTGCTCTTCGAGCAGGCCACCATCGGCCTGTTCGCCTGGGGCAACGGCTCGCTGGTGCAGAGCGACCTGAACGCGCTCACCCAGCTCGCCCCGGTCCTCGGCATCGCCGTCGTGGCACTGATGCTGCTCGGGCACCGCCTCGACATCCTCGCCCTCGGCGACGACACCGCCACCGTGCTCGGCCTCGACGTACGCCGTACCCGGCTGATCGTCACGGTGCTGGCCGTGCTGCTCTCCGCCTCGGCGGTGACCCTCACCGGGCCGGTCGGCTTCGTCGGCCTGTGCGCGCCGGTGATCGTGCGGCTGCTCGGGTCGATGGTGCCCGGCGTGCACCGGCACCGGGTGCTGCTGCCGCTCTCCGGCATCGCCGGAGTGATCATCGTGCTCGGCTCCGACGTGCTGCTGCGGGCCGTCATGGGCGGCCAGGCCGGTGTGGACATCCCCACCGGCGTGGTGACCACCCTGCTCGGCGCGGCCATCCTGATCTGGCTGGCCCGGCGGCACCGGGACGCCGGACCGACCCGCCGCCCGCCGGGCGGTCACGCGGCCGTACGCTCCGCCGCCTTCCACCGCACCGTGGTCGCCGTGGCGGCCACGGTCACCGGCGGGGCGGTGCTGCTCGGCATGTTCGCCGGGGACACCTGGGTGCTGTTCGGCGACATCGTCAACTGGGTCAACGGCACCACCGGGCCGGGGTACACCTTCGTGCTGGACCAGCGGTGGCCCCGGGTCGCCGCGGCGATGCTGGCCGGCGCGGCGCTGGCCGTGGCCGGCACCACCGTGCAGGCGGTCTGCCGCAACCCGCTGGCCGAGCCCGGCATCCTCGGCATCACCGCTGGCGCCGGCCTGGGCGCGGTCTCGCTGCTCACCTTCGTGCCGCTGGCCGGGGTGTGGGCCGTGTCCGGGGTGGCCGGGCTGGGCGCGATGCTCGCCTTCGCCCTGGTCTACGGCGCGGCCTGGCGCGGCGGGCTCAGCTCCGACCGGCTGGTCCTGATCGGATTCGGTGCCTGGCAGGGCGGCATGGCGATGATCACCTTCATGATCGTGGCCTTCGACCCCTGGAACACCGGCAAGGCGCTCACCTGGCTCTCCGGCTCCACCTACGGGCGCACCGCCACGCAGGTGCTGCCGGTGGCGATCGCGCTGCTGGTGCTCACCCCGGCGGTGGTCGCCGCCCGCCGCGAACTGGACCTGATGGCGTTGGACGACGACACCCCCCGGGTGCTCGGCGTCCGCCTGGAACGTACCCGGCTGATCGCGCTCGGCGCGGCGGCGCTGCTCACCTCGACCGCCGTCTCGGCCGTCGGTGTGATCGGCTTCGTCGGCCTGGTCGCCCCGCACGCCGCCCGCGCGCTCGTCGGCGGTCGGCACAGCCGGGTGCTCCCGGTCGCCGCGCTGCTCGGCGCGGCCCTGGTCAGTCTCGCCGACACCCTCGGCCGCACCGTGATCGCTCCGGCGCAGATCCCCGCCGGCCTGGTCACCGCCATGATCGGGACCCCGTACTTCGTCTGGCTGCTGTGGCGTTCACGCGCCGCCGCACCCCAATCCCGGTGA
- a CDS encoding ABC transporter substrate-binding protein, translating to MSRTRVTALVAAAAVLALAACGTTENASAPDSTPSAAGGPVTVTDSRGKEVKLDKPATKVVGLEWGEVEMLVSLGVMPVGVADPKGYATWVTAAKLDADVKDVGTRGEPSVDSIVALEPDLVVMTDDRGAGTIAQLEKYVPVVVTKGSDATDNLGRMRADVNMIAAAVGKTAEAEKLLADFDTAIADGKKKIADAGAAGKPFAIADGWKEGSTVSIRMFGQGALVSQIGIQLGLTNAWQGEVDEAWGLGQTDVEGLTVLKSPDLHFFYNASDGDDVFADGLAGNAIWKSLPFVAQGNLHRMPDGIWTFGGPLSGKQYIDQFVNTYAV from the coding sequence ATGTCCCGTACCCGTGTCACGGCCCTGGTCGCCGCCGCCGCCGTCCTGGCGCTGGCCGCCTGCGGCACCACCGAGAACGCCTCCGCACCCGACTCCACCCCCTCCGCCGCCGGCGGGCCGGTCACCGTGACCGACAGCCGGGGCAAGGAGGTCAAGCTCGACAAGCCCGCCACCAAGGTCGTCGGCCTGGAGTGGGGCGAGGTCGAGATGCTCGTCAGCCTCGGCGTCATGCCGGTCGGTGTCGCCGACCCCAAGGGCTACGCCACCTGGGTCACCGCCGCCAAGCTCGACGCGGACGTCAAGGACGTCGGTACCCGGGGCGAGCCGAGCGTCGACTCCATCGTCGCGCTGGAGCCGGACCTCGTGGTGATGACGGACGACCGCGGCGCCGGCACGATCGCACAGCTGGAGAAGTACGTCCCGGTCGTCGTCACCAAGGGTAGCGACGCCACCGACAACCTCGGCCGGATGCGCGCCGACGTGAACATGATCGCCGCTGCGGTCGGCAAGACCGCCGAGGCGGAGAAGCTGCTCGCCGACTTCGACACCGCGATCGCCGACGGCAAGAAGAAGATCGCCGACGCCGGTGCCGCCGGCAAGCCGTTCGCCATCGCCGACGGCTGGAAGGAGGGCAGCACGGTCAGCATCCGGATGTTCGGCCAGGGCGCGCTCGTCTCCCAGATCGGTATCCAGCTCGGCCTCACCAACGCCTGGCAGGGCGAGGTCGACGAGGCGTGGGGCCTGGGCCAGACCGACGTCGAGGGCCTGACCGTGCTCAAGAGCCCGGACCTGCACTTCTTCTACAACGCCTCGGACGGCGACGACGTCTTCGCCGACGGCCTTGCCGGCAACGCCATCTGGAAGTCGCTGCCCTTCGTCGCGCAGGGCAACCTGCACCGGATGCCGGACGGGATCTGGACCTTCGGCGGGCCGCTCTCCGGCAAGCAGTACATCGACCAGTTCGTCAACACCTACGCGGTGTGA
- a CDS encoding ABC transporter ATP-binding protein, translating into MSRALASNDVEQSLRGADLHLGYHGTPVVHGAGITLRPGAVTALVGPNGSGKSTLLRALARLHPIDSGAVLFADDTAAAGLPAKEYARRVTLLAQSRPVPNGVTVRDVVGYGRHPYRGRWRADDPDGPAAIARAMDVTGVTTMADRPVDELSGGELQRVWLATCLAQHTPVLLLDEPTTFLDLRYQVEILDLMRDLADDHGVAVGVVLHDLNQAAAVADEVVLLHSGRVRATGTPTEVFTEHDLTETYGIRIEVVVDPVTGLVTTRPVGRHLTRIPV; encoded by the coding sequence ATGTCGCGCGCACTGGCGTCGAACGACGTCGAGCAGAGCCTGCGTGGAGCCGATCTCCACCTGGGCTACCACGGCACACCGGTGGTGCACGGTGCCGGGATCACGCTCCGCCCCGGTGCGGTGACGGCCCTCGTCGGGCCGAACGGCAGCGGTAAGTCCACCCTGCTGCGGGCGCTGGCGCGGCTGCACCCGATCGACAGCGGCGCGGTGCTCTTCGCTGACGACACCGCCGCCGCCGGCCTGCCCGCCAAGGAGTACGCCCGCCGGGTGACCCTGCTCGCCCAGAGCCGGCCGGTGCCCAACGGGGTCACCGTCCGTGACGTGGTGGGCTACGGTCGGCACCCGTACCGGGGTCGGTGGCGCGCCGACGACCCGGACGGTCCCGCCGCGATCGCCCGTGCGATGGACGTCACCGGGGTCACCACGATGGCCGACCGGCCGGTGGACGAGCTGTCCGGCGGCGAGTTGCAGCGCGTCTGGCTCGCCACCTGCCTGGCCCAGCACACCCCGGTGCTGCTGCTCGACGAGCCGACCACCTTCCTCGACCTCCGCTACCAGGTCGAGATCCTCGACCTGATGCGTGACCTCGCCGACGACCACGGCGTCGCGGTCGGCGTGGTGCTGCACGACCTCAACCAGGCCGCCGCGGTGGCCGACGAGGTGGTGCTGCTGCACAGCGGTCGGGTCCGCGCCACCGGAACCCCCACCGAGGTCTTCACCGAACACGACCTGACCGAGACCTACGGGATCCGGATCGAGGTCGTCGTCGATCCGGTCACTGGCCTGGTGACCACCCGCCCCGTCGGTCGGCACCTGACCCGCATCCCGGTCTGA
- a CDS encoding coiled-coil domain-containing protein, whose translation MSIGEEPFAARDDLASRPNFEVTLRGYDKRQVDRYVEQADTRLAAIAADRDRATSHARELTGKLQAFQVEVTELRQRPTQMDRASFRELGPMVDQILDLAEKQATAIVDTHTQRATKLQAEAEKTLANARERTVKALADLDEELAARRAEHDKTYEEKRATAEAELAETRERAEKLRAEGEAAHERAQQEAQRIGEQCRQQVEQTRSAAEALTTSARTQIHQEIQAARAKSQQELTQWRTTVEEELAERRANAEEDLTEQRAAVERELAAQRSAAEQRVSSMIADAQQYSAEIRKRADEQAAETRKFSDEQAAAAEEQLHAVQLQVGEQQEALARLQEELDGARQQLGETRRDKDATDAELARLRRQVEDTGRDLSAESQRLDEVRRAAEAAERHAKETRARVQREAKRVADLAAAAVMAAAAGGTETAEYPMVGARPAARVNGEPTPATGANQAGDGRVPDGHEHGTPERQTAGDSAASGPQGTPAGPDALRPGAGPDGPRAGVGPDGTAPVGPEGVGPAEDRFGRGPAESDPAALTDPVARAAAVVAAGGKAGIDWFAGPPGTAEEVAGHPVATVNGTAPEPTAH comes from the coding sequence ATGTCCATCGGCGAGGAACCGTTCGCAGCCCGCGACGACCTGGCCTCACGGCCGAACTTCGAGGTCACCCTGCGGGGGTACGACAAACGACAGGTCGACCGCTACGTCGAGCAGGCGGACACCCGCCTCGCGGCCATCGCCGCCGACCGGGACCGGGCCACGTCGCACGCACGGGAGCTGACCGGCAAGCTCCAGGCGTTCCAGGTCGAGGTGACCGAGCTGCGCCAGCGGCCGACCCAGATGGACCGGGCGTCCTTCCGCGAACTGGGTCCGATGGTCGACCAGATCCTGGACCTGGCCGAGAAGCAGGCCACGGCCATCGTGGACACCCACACGCAACGGGCCACCAAACTCCAGGCGGAGGCCGAGAAGACGCTCGCCAACGCGCGCGAGCGGACGGTCAAGGCACTGGCCGACCTCGACGAGGAACTGGCCGCCCGGCGGGCCGAGCACGACAAGACGTACGAGGAGAAGCGCGCCACGGCCGAGGCGGAGCTGGCCGAGACCCGCGAACGGGCCGAGAAGCTGCGCGCCGAGGGTGAGGCCGCGCACGAGCGTGCCCAGCAGGAGGCGCAGCGCATCGGTGAGCAGTGCCGCCAGCAGGTCGAGCAGACCCGCTCGGCGGCCGAGGCGCTGACCACCTCCGCGCGTACCCAGATCCATCAGGAGATCCAGGCGGCCCGGGCAAAGAGCCAGCAGGAACTGACGCAGTGGCGGACCACTGTGGAGGAGGAGCTCGCGGAACGGCGTGCCAACGCCGAGGAGGACCTGACCGAGCAGCGGGCGGCGGTCGAGCGCGAGCTGGCCGCCCAGCGTTCCGCCGCCGAGCAGCGCGTCAGCTCGATGATCGCGGACGCCCAGCAGTACTCCGCCGAGATCCGCAAGCGCGCCGACGAGCAGGCGGCCGAGACCCGCAAGTTCAGCGACGAGCAGGCCGCGGCCGCCGAGGAGCAGTTGCACGCCGTCCAGCTCCAGGTCGGCGAGCAGCAGGAGGCGCTGGCCCGGTTGCAGGAGGAGCTGGACGGCGCCCGGCAGCAGCTCGGCGAGACCCGGCGGGACAAGGACGCCACCGACGCCGAGCTGGCCCGGCTGCGCCGGCAGGTGGAGGACACCGGCCGCGACCTCTCGGCGGAGAGCCAGCGGCTGGACGAGGTGCGCCGGGCCGCCGAGGCGGCCGAGCGGCACGCCAAGGAGACCCGGGCCCGGGTGCAGCGGGAGGCCAAGCGGGTCGCCGACCTGGCAGCGGCGGCGGTCATGGCCGCGGCGGCCGGCGGCACCGAGACCGCCGAGTACCCGATGGTGGGCGCCCGCCCGGCCGCCCGGGTCAACGGTGAGCCGACCCCGGCGACCGGCGCGAATCAGGCCGGCGACGGTCGCGTCCCCGACGGTCACGAGCACGGCACGCCGGAGCGGCAGACGGCAGGCGATTCCGCCGCCTCGGGCCCGCAGGGCACGCCCGCCGGTCCGGACGCCCTCCGTCCCGGCGCGGGCCCGGACGGCCCTCGTGCCGGTGTCGGCCCGGACGGCACCGCGCCCGTCGGCCCGGAGGGCGTCGGTCCGGCCGAGGACCGGTTCGGCCGAGGACCGGCGGAGTCCGATCCGGCGGCGTTGACGGACCCGGTGGCGCGGGCGGCGGCGGTCGTCGCAGCCGGCGGGAAGGCCGGCATCGACTGGTTCGCCGGACCGCCCGGAACCGCCGAGGAGGTGGCCGGGCACCCGGTCGCCACGGTCAACGGCACCGCGCCTGAGCCCACCGCACACTGA
- a CDS encoding LuxR family transcriptional regulator, translating into MRRSLVGRDDLFDLAWRALGEPGPVLLEGPAGIGKTALLRTLVAEATRSGWQVLTCAPTECEADLPFAALADLLRPLADLVVDLPRPQRAAAEVVLLTGDSDETFDERVVGAATRALLEAPLGLDAGPSRLTRLTLTPLDVATLHQVLRERIGAPLSRPLLARIAREAAGNPLVAIEVARAVQRLPEPPEPGQDLPVTASIADELFVSPKTVETNISRVYRKLGISRRAELGAALTRTRVSAAGVES; encoded by the coding sequence ATGCGGCGTTCGCTCGTCGGGCGGGACGACCTGTTCGACCTGGCCTGGCGCGCACTGGGTGAGCCCGGCCCGGTGCTGCTGGAGGGGCCGGCCGGAATCGGCAAGACGGCCCTGTTGCGGACCCTGGTCGCCGAGGCGACCCGGTCCGGATGGCAGGTGCTCACCTGCGCGCCGACCGAGTGCGAGGCCGACCTGCCGTTCGCCGCCCTCGCCGACCTGCTCCGCCCGCTGGCGGACCTGGTGGTGGACCTGCCGCGTCCGCAGCGCGCCGCCGCCGAGGTGGTGCTGCTCACCGGCGACAGCGACGAGACGTTCGACGAACGGGTGGTCGGCGCGGCGACCCGGGCCCTGTTGGAGGCGCCGCTCGGGCTCGACGCCGGTCCGAGCCGGCTGACCCGGCTGACCCTGACCCCGCTCGACGTGGCGACACTGCATCAGGTGCTGCGGGAGCGGATCGGTGCTCCGCTGAGCCGCCCGCTGCTCGCCCGGATCGCCCGGGAGGCCGCCGGCAACCCGCTGGTCGCCATCGAGGTGGCCCGCGCGGTGCAGCGCCTGCCGGAGCCACCCGAGCCGGGGCAGGACCTGCCGGTGACCGCCTCCATCGCCGACGAACTGTTCGTCAGCCCCAAGACGGTCGAGACGAACATCTCCCGGGTCTACCGCAAGCTGGGCATCTCCCGCCGGGCCGAACTCGGCGCCGCGCTCACCCGCACCCGGGTGTCGGCAGCGGGCGTCGAAAGCTAG